The following is a genomic window from Candidatus Kapaibacterium sp..
TGTGCTGATTTCAAGATTCTTACTTTGCAACACGCCTCGGTTATCGGTTAAATTGAAAGGAGTAGCCCCTCCCATTGAACCTGCGGAACTGCAACCGCATTGCGAATATGCATTTCTCGCAAAGAAAATCATAAGTAAGATGATCGGAATTTTAAACTGATATCTCATATTTGCCATTATAATTTTTAACACGGCAAATATAAGGAATTTTACGCGATTCTGTATGAAACGAGTGAATGTATAGTTGCTTTTAGCTATTAATGCTTAATTAATCACAAATCTCAGCTTAAATTCTGCACCATTTCCATCAGTCAGCGTAACGATATAAACTCCGCTGTAAAAATCTGCAACCGGAATTGAAAGCTCGGAAATGATTGTCGGATTAGCATATTCTTGCGTAAAATATTGCTTACCCGAAATGTCGGAAATAACCGCAGATTTTACGAAAATATTTGAATTTTCCAATTGGAAACCGATTGAAGTCGAAGTCGGATTTGGATAGATTTTGATATTGCCGGAATTATATAAATTTTCGGTTACATTGGAAGATGCCAATCGTTCGATGGTCATTTCAACTTTTTCTTTAGGATTGTCCTTAGCATCGCGTGGCACATTAACAATCATATCCACGACATCCATTCCGCTTAAAACTTGCCCGTAAATCGAGTACTGCCCATCTAACCAAGGAGTTGGGACTACACAAATGAAAAATTGAGAAGTGGCACTATTCGGGTCGTTCGTCCTTGCAGCCGACAGAGTACCTCTGAGATGCTTTTGCGTTGTGCTGAATTCAGCAGGAACCTTAGTTTGCGAAGGGTCTCCCGTTCCCCAAGTTTCTTTAGATTTATTTTTTGAGTTCGGGTCGCCACCTTGAATCATAAAATTTGGAATTACCCTATGAAAAGCGGTCCCGTCATAAAATTTAATCGAAACCAAGCTATCTAAATTGTGACTATGTTTGGGGGCGAGTTCCGGGAAAGATTCAAATTCGATTTCACCCAAATTTGTAAAGCCATGCTTGACTTTTATTAAATAACGCGGATTTTCGCCCTCGCTGATTTGCTTAATATCTGTAGCGAAAGTATAATTCACGAATGCAAATACGAAAATCAAAAGAGTAGCAATTTTGCTCAACATAATCAAACCCTTAATAAATGACAAAATAAATATTGATTCAACGCAATCAATAAAGATGTAAATTAAGTAAAAAAATTCAAACAGCAAATTAAAATCGAATTAATGAAATACGTAAACAGCTAAAACAATGATTGTCAAGCCGACTAATAAACTAATCTTACCAAGTGGTTCGATTTTATTCAAGTACGTTTCGGCGTCGCCTTTTTTGGCTTTTTTCGCATACATCGATAAGATAACGATTAGCAGGATTAAAACAAGCACAAAGCCTAATTTCGCCATCAGCAAGGGCATTGTAGATAGCACGCTCCAATATGGCGTCATCAGATAGCCGCCGGAAACAATCAAAAGCGCCAAGCCGATGTGTCCCATCCTGCTCAAAGCGAGCGAATTAATACTGAATTTCAGAGCTTCGCTTTTTTCCATTTTGGCACTTGCGATACCCAGAAACATAAAAGCAAAGCTTGTCCCGATACCCATAGCCAAGCCAATAAAATGCACTATCAACATCACATCTCTCATTGTATTTACCCTTAAAAGTTTAAAAATAACTCCATTAGCAACATAAGAATACTCGAGAACTTAGTTCCATCAAATTAAATTATAAATTGCACCAAACATAAAGTTTAAATTAAGAAAAGCTAAGGATTATTCCAAATTTATTTTACAAATATTGTGTATTAAGACTTCCGAAGTCTAATATTCCGTAACCCTAAAGACTTCGGAAGTCAAATTTCTCTATGTTTATTTTGTTCAATCAAATTTTTTTTGTAATTTGCATTTTTTTTGAGTCAGAATAATGAAAAAATATTTACTACTCATAATCTTTTTCATCCCCGGGATATTGCTTTCGCAGTCTCTAACTATTTTTGATGTGGATGCGTCCAATTTTCCGACAATCCGTGCAAAGTTCTATGCTTTTGATGCGGAAGGGAAATTGATTTTAAATCTTGCCGCTTCCGATTTTGAATTATTGGAAAATGGTGTAAACAGGACTGTATCTTTTGTTAGTTGTCCCACATCAAAGTTACCACAGACGGTTTCCATTGCTATGAGTATAGATAATGCCGTATCCATGGCAGCAAGCCCTGATAGTGACATTCCTATAGAACTGGGGAAAACATTTGCTAAAGAATTATGTTATACTATTGCAATGCCACCCTCAGAATTTGCTTTACTAACTTGTAATGATAAAGGAAAAATTATTCACGATTTTTCAACAAATAAATCCCAAATTTTATCTTCTATCGATCCAATAAAAGCCAGTAATTGGAAGGATTTTGTTGAACATTTATTAAATGAACAAACGGGTTTATTGAATGTTGCGAAAACCGGGAAAAATAAGCGTGTAGCAGTATTATATACTGATGCTCTGTGGCATACCCTCACACAACAAGAGCTACAGCAATGTAAAGATACATGTTCCAAATATAATATTACTTTTTTTGCAGTTACAAATACAAGGTTTGCAGCTAATTCAAATGGTATAAAAAAATCCCTTCAAGAATTAGCTGATTTTACAGATGGTATTTTATATAAAAATGTTACCGTAGCAGTTGATGCAAAAGAAATTGCCAGGAAATTACAACTTGCAGCACAAAGCGGAGCCCCTTGTGAAATAGAATGGGAAAGTGGAATATCTTGCATACCAGAAGTTACAATTGTAGAATTACAACTTAAGAATTTAGGATTAAAAGCTACAGCGAGCTACCAAATTCCTGATACAGCTGTTGGAAAATTAGAATTTAGTCCGACATTTGTAAAGTTTCTAAATCCTAAAATAAGTTTTCTAGTAGAAGAAAAAGTAATAGTAACTGCAAGAAATGCTGATTTTAATGTTACAAATATTATAGGAAACAACGCAGCATTTACTATTAAACCTATCAATTTTGTATTGAATTCAGGACAGAGTATAGAATTAACTGTTAGTTATTTGCCTGCAGACAGTGGTTATAACTACTGTAGGTTTGAGATTGAAAATGATGTGTGTCCTACAGCATATTATGTAAGTGGTGGTTATAGAGGTAAAAAATCAAAAATTCAAACTTTGAAACTGACAAACCCTAACGGTAGCGAAGCCTTTATTGTTGGGAGTGATACTATAATCACTTGGGAGGGTATTCCTCCTTCAGACAAAGTTCTTTTAGAATACAGTACAGATAATGGACAAAATTGGCAAACAATTACTAATAATGCAAGCGGATTGAGTCACAATTGGACGAATATTCCCCGACCTGTAAGTAGTCAATGCTTGATAAGAGTTAGTCAAAGGGATGCAAATCCTAATAACTCCACTCCCAAAATTGAATGGCAAAGAACATACGGGGGAAGTGAAAATGATATTGCAATAAAAATTCAAGAGACGAGTGATGGTGGATTTGTTTTAGCTGGGTGGACTCAATCAAATGACGGCGATATATCTGAGAACAATGGTGAAGCAGACGTTTGGGTATTAAAAATACGGTTTGATGGAAATATTGAATGGCAAAAAACATATGGTGGTAGCTATTTTGAAACAGCGAATTCTATTCAAGAAACAAGAGACGGTGGTTATATAGTCGCAGGTTCTACGAATTCAAATAACACCGATATTACTGAGAACAAAGGTGAAACAGATGCGTGGGTTTTAAAATTAAATATTGAAGGAAATATCGAATGGCAAAAAACGTATGGGGGAAGTTTAAGCGAGAGGGTATATTCTATCCGGGAGACTAATGATGGTGGGTTTATTGTTGCAGGTGTTACTGAATCTATTGACGGAGATGTTACTGAGAACAAAGGAGGAACAGATGCGTGGGTTTTAAAATTAAATATTGAAGGAAATATCGAATGGCAAAAAACATATGGGGGAAGTCTAAACGAGATGGCATATTCCATCCAGGAGACTAGTGATGGTGGTTATATAGTTGCAGGTGAAACAGAATCCAAAGATGGCGATATTTTAGTGAATAAGGGTCAAAGTGACTTGTGGGTTTTAAAATTAAGTAATGATGGTGAGATTGAATGGCAAAAGACTTTTGGAGGTAGTGGAATTGAAAGGACTTATT
Proteins encoded in this region:
- a CDS encoding T9SS type A sorting domain-containing protein yields the protein MTIERLASSNVTENLYNSGNIKIYPNPTSTSIGFQLENSNIFVKSAVISDISGKQYFTQEYANPTIISELSIPVADFYSGVYIVTLTDGNGAEFKLRFVIN
- a CDS encoding choice-of-anchor D domain-containing protein, with the translated sequence MKKYLLLIIFFIPGILLSQSLTIFDVDASNFPTIRAKFYAFDAEGKLILNLAASDFELLENGVNRTVSFVSCPTSKLPQTVSIAMSIDNAVSMAASPDSDIPIELGKTFAKELCYTIAMPPSEFALLTCNDKGKIIHDFSTNKSQILSSIDPIKASNWKDFVEHLLNEQTGLLNVAKTGKNKRVAVLYTDALWHTLTQQELQQCKDTCSKYNITFFAVTNTRFAANSNGIKKSLQELADFTDGILYKNVTVAVDAKEIARKLQLAAQSGAPCEIEWESGISCIPEVTIVELQLKNLGLKATASYQIPDTAVGKLEFSPTFVKFLNPKISFLVEEKVIVTARNADFNVTNIIGNNAAFTIKPINFVLNSGQSIELTVSYLPADSGYNYCRFEIENDVCPTAYYVSGGYRGKKSKIQTLKLTNPNGSEAFIVGSDTIITWEGIPPSDKVLLEYSTDNGQNWQTITNNASGLSHNWTNIPRPVSSQCLIRVSQRDANPNNSTPKIEWQRTYGGSENDIAIKIQETSDGGFVLAGWTQSNDGDISENNGEADVWVLKIRFDGNIEWQKTYGGSYFETANSIQETRDGGYIVAGSTNSNNTDITENKGETDAWVLKLNIEGNIEWQKTYGGSLSERVYSIRETNDGGFIVAGVTESIDGDVTENKGGTDAWVLKLNIEGNIEWQKTYGGSLNEMAYSIQETSDGGYIVAGETESKDGDILVNKGQSDLWVLKLSNDGEIEWQKTFGGSGIERTYSIQMSREGGFIVAAYTYSADGDVKENKGSSDIWVLKLSIDGSIEWQKTYGGRKSDMATVIQETIDGGFIVAGFTNSVDGNLTENKGGEDIWVLKLINDGSIEWQKTWGGSSSDRAASITETNDGRYIIAGSTHSKDGDIKEYKGWSDVWVIKLASNGTILQSDVSDAVFSIVEPIAASRDIDMLKVLVGTAKDSVVNEFVSNVGTWKFRVDSIYIQGADASAFSLVAGFPQYTIEPNDSYFGEFRFVPNRVGLHSAEIVIVTQAETIVQNIIGEGVEPRLETIAEIIDFGIVDLGQFKDTIQAATIKNIGTNPIMITETKHNYPNAVDFSTLSGGGNFILQPGQEALMDLRFTANSPGRTSGTLEFHYDGVGSPAVVQLFGEGKFMGMASAQLKTIEIEAYAGDLINIPIILDFEVDLSLSSVNTIDVEMQFNPTLLYPQDLNMEIINNNLAKILIKDLPANKSAGEVLGEVAFIVGLGNSETCDITLINPISNGGDADISLQSGHFRLLGVCYEGGTRLLNPYSKAGILSIAPNPADDNLDIVVSLIESGMTELSIYNTMGEKISTVFSTSSPPSGIQYYNLDTKLLSTGQYYLQLRTPTHIENQIIKIVK